A genomic stretch from Halichoerus grypus chromosome 5, mHalGry1.hap1.1, whole genome shotgun sequence includes:
- the DYNLT4 gene encoding dynein light chain Tctex-type 4 → MAGRSVPPGRQEEDTTKDPGLKRSPVRPPGHLPSIDEARLAGLGPSSRRGSVLGPASSFSRRNSLAGPGAGPGGRRPSLGPVPPLGSRVSFSGLPPAPLRRVAPSYRTEPAPGERWEAARVQHALEAALAARLCHACYSGAEAGLLARELCELLRVRLRELCPPRYKLVCNVVLGPRAGQGVHVGSRALWDTERDGLASAAFTNASLFAVAMVHGLYCE, encoded by the coding sequence ATGGCTGGCAGGTCTGTGCCCCCCGGACGCCAGGAGGAGGACACTACCAAAGACCCCGGGCTCAAACGATCGCCGGTGAGGCCTCCAGGCCACCTGCCCAGTATTGATGAGGCCCGACTAGCAGGTCTGGGCCCGTCCTCCCGCcgtggctctgtgctgggcccagCCTCGTCCTTCTCACGTCGCAACTCGCTGGCAGGACCAGGCGCAGGTCCGGGGGGTCGGCGACCATCTCTGGGCCCAGTGCCTCCTCTGGGCTCAAGGGTTAGCTTCTCCGGGTTGCCCCCGGCCCCCCTGCGTCGGGTGGCGCCCTCCTACCGCACAGAGCCTGCGCCAGGGGAGCGCTGGGAGGCCGCGCGCGTACAGCACGCCCTGGAGGCGGCGCTGGCCGCCCGGCTGTGCCATGCGTGCTACTCGGGCGCTGAGGCCGGGCTGCTGGCTCGCGAGCTGTGCGAGCTGCTGCGTGTGCGCCTGCGCGAGCTCTGTCCCCCGCGCTACAAGCTCGTGTGCAACGTGGTGCTCGGGCCGCGCGCCGGCCAGGGCGTGCACGTGGGCAGCCGCGCACTCTGGGACACCGAGCGCGACGGGCTGGCCTCCGCCGCCTTCACCAACGCCTCCCTCTTCGCCGTGGCTATGGTCCACGGGCTCTACTGCGAGTGA